Proteins from a genomic interval of Fusobacterium russii ATCC 25533:
- a CDS encoding potassium channel family protein → MEKSKKNRIIGILISLFLLISISTFGYWTLLDITFTDALYMTIITISTVGYKEVVDMTPLAKLFSIFVIFGGIGMVGYAFTTLEIIILESNFKSIWRNKAMKKKIEQMKKHIIIAGGSESSEFIFKRFQHSKKDFVVIEKDKEKYEAFLEKDIPTLLGDATSEEILTEAGIERASGFISTLHTDADNIVAVLTARHMNKNLFIVSRAIEKNAREKLLKAGADNTVSSNEIGGNRMAALVLRPTIISFLDTITRAGDVELDLEDIIIGPESSMRNQSLKELQIPQKIGLTVLATKKDGSENIKFNPDPNEKLLSGDSIIVLGTPEQISELRKLADDDGERILQHMG, encoded by the coding sequence ATGGAAAAATCAAAAAAAAATCGAATTATAGGAATTCTGATTAGCCTTTTCCTTTTAATTAGTATATCTACTTTCGGATATTGGACTCTTTTAGATATTACATTTACAGATGCCTTGTATATGACAATTATTACAATATCTACAGTTGGATACAAGGAAGTTGTTGATATGACACCACTTGCCAAGCTGTTTTCTATCTTCGTTATTTTTGGTGGTATCGGTATGGTTGGATATGCATTTACAACTTTGGAGATTATTATTCTGGAAAGCAATTTTAAAAGCATATGGAGGAATAAAGCGATGAAGAAAAAAATTGAGCAGATGAAAAAACATATTATTATTGCCGGTGGAAGTGAAAGCTCTGAGTTCATATTTAAACGTTTCCAACACTCAAAAAAAGATTTTGTTGTGATTGAAAAAGATAAAGAGAAGTATGAGGCATTCTTGGAAAAAGATATTCCGACTCTTTTGGGCGATGCTACATCTGAGGAAATCCTTACAGAGGCAGGAATTGAAAGAGCTTCCGGTTTCATCAGCACACTTCATACAGATGCTGATAATATTGTAGCAGTGTTGACAGCCAGACATATGAATAAAAATTTATTTATTGTTTCCCGTGCAATTGAAAAAAATGCCAGAGAAAAACTGTTAAAAGCCGGTGCTGATAACACTGTTTCTTCCAATGAAATTGGTGGAAATCGGATGGCGGCTTTGGTTCTTCGACCTACTATCATAAGTTTTCTGGATACAATTACTAGGGCAGGAGATGTAGAATTGGATTTAGAGGACATTATTATCGGACCGGAATCTTCTATGCGGAATCAATCCTTGAAAGAATTGCAAATCCCTCAAAAAATAGGTCTAACTGTTTTGGCAACCAAGAAAGATGGTTCAGAAAATATCAAGTTCAATCCAGATCCAAATGAGAAACTACTATCAGGGGATTCAATTATTGTTCTGGGTACTCCAGAACAAATTTCTGAGCTAAGAAAATTGGCAGATGATGATGGTGAAAGAATACTTCAGCATATGGGCTAA
- the leuS gene encoding leucine--tRNA ligase: MREYDFKEIEKKWQDKWEKDNIFKTDNSVSGKENYYVLSMLPYPSGKLHVGHARNYTIGDVISRYKKMKGFNVLQPMGWDSFGLPAENAAIQNGTHPAIWTKSNIENMKRQLKLMGFSYDWEREIASYLPEYYKWNQWLFKRMYEKGLVYKKKSLVNWCPDCQTVLANEQVEDGKCWRHSKTDVIQKDLEQWFFRITDYADDLLNGHEEIKDGWPEKVLTMQKNWIGKSFGTELSFKVIETEDLIPVFTTRIDTIYGASYLVVAPEHPIVEKIVATNPAIKEKVQAMKNTDLIERTAEGKEKNGIDTGWKVENPISKKLIPLWIADYVLMNYGTGAVMGVPAHDERDNAFAKKYNLPIIKVIETLEGEDPFGYNGKIINSELINGLSPKEAIDKMNNYVMEKGIGKKTTKFRLKDWGISRQRYWGTPIPALHCEKCGTVLEKDENLPVLLPNDIEFSGNGNPLETSEKFKNAICPCCGGPAKRDTDTMDTFVDSSWYFLRYCDPKNSKEAFSKEIADKWTPVHQYIGGVEHAVMHLLYARFFHKVLRDLGMLSSNEPFKRLLTQGMVLGPSYYSTNENKYLSPKEVNLKGDKAFSKKGEELVIKVEKMSKSKNNGVDPEEIIQKYGVDSARLFIMFAAPPEKELEWNENGLAGAYRFLTRVWRLVLENSDKINNTNIDYSKISKEDKALIIKLNQTIKKMTDSIEANYHFNTSIAACMELINDVQTYINSPFTSEESPKILGFVLKKIILMLSPFTPHFCDELWELLGEKSYLFNEAWPSYDEKFLSADDVTIAVQINGKMRGSFEITKDSPKELLEKTAFELPNVKKHTENMTVVKVIVVPNKIVNIVVKPQ; this comes from the coding sequence TTGAGAGAATACGATTTTAAGGAAATTGAGAAAAAATGGCAAGATAAGTGGGAAAAAGACAATATTTTTAAAACAGATAATTCTGTGTCTGGAAAAGAAAATTATTATGTACTTTCTATGTTGCCTTATCCATCTGGTAAATTACATGTCGGTCATGCTAGAAACTATACAATAGGAGATGTTATCTCAAGATATAAAAAAATGAAAGGTTTCAATGTTTTACAACCTATGGGTTGGGATTCTTTTGGATTACCTGCTGAAAATGCTGCTATTCAAAATGGAACTCATCCTGCAATTTGGACAAAATCTAATATAGAAAATATGAAAAGACAGCTAAAACTTATGGGCTTTTCTTATGACTGGGAAAGAGAGATTGCAAGCTACTTACCTGAATACTATAAATGGAACCAATGGCTTTTTAAAAGAATGTATGAAAAGGGCTTAGTGTATAAAAAGAAATCTCTTGTTAACTGGTGTCCGGATTGTCAAACAGTTCTTGCAAATGAACAAGTTGAAGATGGTAAATGCTGGAGGCACTCAAAAACTGATGTCATACAAAAAGATTTAGAACAATGGTTTTTCAGGATAACTGACTATGCCGATGACTTATTAAATGGACATGAAGAAATTAAAGATGGCTGGCCTGAAAAAGTTTTAACTATGCAAAAGAACTGGATAGGGAAATCATTTGGAACTGAATTGTCATTTAAAGTTATTGAAACTGAAGATTTAATCCCTGTGTTTACAACAAGAATCGATACAATTTATGGTGCTTCTTATCTGGTTGTTGCCCCGGAACATCCAATTGTAGAAAAAATTGTAGCTACTAACCCAGCTATTAAAGAAAAAGTCCAAGCTATGAAAAACACAGACTTAATTGAAAGGACAGCTGAAGGGAAAGAAAAAAATGGTATAGACACAGGTTGGAAAGTTGAAAATCCTATCTCTAAAAAATTAATACCTCTTTGGATAGCTGATTATGTTCTTATGAATTATGGGACAGGGGCGGTTATGGGTGTGCCTGCTCATGATGAAAGGGATAATGCTTTTGCGAAAAAATATAATCTTCCTATAATTAAAGTAATAGAAACTTTAGAAGGAGAAGATCCTTTTGGTTACAATGGAAAAATAATAAATTCTGAACTTATAAATGGTCTATCACCAAAAGAAGCCATAGATAAGATGAACAATTATGTTATGGAAAAAGGCATAGGTAAGAAAACTACTAAATTTAGACTAAAAGATTGGGGAATATCAAGACAGAGATATTGGGGAACTCCTATTCCGGCACTACATTGTGAAAAATGTGGGACTGTTCTTGAAAAAGATGAAAATTTACCAGTACTATTGCCTAATGATATAGAATTTTCCGGAAATGGTAATCCACTTGAAACATCTGAAAAATTTAAAAATGCTATTTGTCCATGCTGTGGTGGTCCTGCTAAAAGAGATACCGATACAATGGATACCTTTGTGGATTCTTCTTGGTACTTTTTAAGATACTGTGATCCTAAAAATTCTAAAGAGGCTTTTTCTAAAGAAATAGCTGATAAATGGACTCCTGTTCATCAATACATTGGTGGAGTTGAACATGCTGTTATGCACTTACTTTATGCAAGATTTTTCCATAAAGTTTTAAGAGATTTAGGTATGCTTTCTTCAAATGAGCCATTTAAAAGACTTTTAACTCAAGGAATGGTTTTAGGTCCTTCTTATTATTCAACAAATGAGAATAAATATCTTAGTCCTAAAGAAGTTAATTTAAAAGGAGATAAGGCTTTCTCTAAAAAAGGAGAAGAACTGGTAATTAAAGTTGAAAAAATGTCAAAATCTAAAAATAATGGTGTGGATCCAGAGGAAATAATTCAAAAATATGGAGTTGATTCAGCAAGGTTATTCATAATGTTTGCTGCCCCTCCAGAAAAAGAATTAGAATGGAATGAAAATGGTTTAGCAGGTGCTTATAGATTTTTAACAAGAGTATGGCGTCTTGTACTTGAGAACTCTGATAAAATAAACAATACTAATATTGATTATTCAAAAATTTCAAAAGAAGACAAAGCTTTAATAATTAAACTGAACCAAACTATTAAAAAAATGACAGATTCAATCGAAGCAAATTATCACTTTAATACTTCAATCGCTGCTTGTATGGAGCTAATAAATGATGTTCAAACATATATAAATAGTCCTTTTACATCAGAGGAATCACCTAAAATTCTAGGTTTCGTTCTTAAAAAAATAATTTTAATGCTTTCGCCATTCACTCCACACTTCTGTGATGAATTATGGGAGCTACTTGGTGAAAAATCTTATCTTTTCAACGAAGCTTGGCCAAGCTATGATGAAAAATTCCTATCAGCTGACGATGTTACTATTGCAGTTCAAATAAATGGAAAAATGAGAGGAAGCTTTGAAATAACAAAAGATAGTCCTAAAGAGTTACTTGAAAAAACTGCTTTTGAATTACCTAATGTAAAAAAACATACAGAAAATATGACTGTTGTTAAGGTTATTGTAGTTCCTAATAAAATTGTTAATATTGTTGTAAAACCTCAATAA
- the serS gene encoding serine--tRNA ligase encodes MLELKFMRENIGMLKEMLKNRNNNTDMDEFEKLDSKRREVLSEVEGLKRDRNNVSAEIASLKKEKKNADSLIEKMGGVSAKIKELDAELAEIDSKITNIQMTIPNVYHSSTPIGPDEDSNVEIKRWGEPRKFDFEPKPHWEIGENLGILDFERGAKLSGSRFVLYRGAAARLERALINFMLDTHTTEHGYTENLTPFIVKPEVCEGTGQLPKFEEDMYRTTDDMYLISTSEISMTNIHRKEILEEAELPKYYTAYSPCFRREAGSYGKDVKGLIRVHQFNKVEMVKITDSKSSYDELEKMVQNAETILQKLELPYRIIQLCSGDIGFSAAKTYDLEVWIPSQNKYREISSCSNCEDFQARRMGLKYRVAGENRSEFCHTLNGSGLAVGRTLVAIMENYQQEDGSFLIPKVLIPYMGGLDVVKN; translated from the coding sequence ATGTTAGAATTAAAATTTATGCGTGAAAACATTGGCATGCTAAAAGAAATGTTGAAGAACAGAAATAACAATACTGATATGGATGAGTTTGAAAAACTGGACTCAAAAAGAAGGGAAGTTCTATCCGAAGTTGAAGGTTTAAAAAGAGATAGAAATAATGTTTCTGCTGAAATAGCAAGTCTAAAAAAAGAGAAAAAAAATGCGGATAGCTTAATTGAAAAAATGGGTGGAGTTTCTGCTAAAATAAAAGAATTAGATGCTGAACTTGCTGAAATTGATTCAAAAATAACAAATATACAAATGACTATACCAAATGTTTATCATTCATCGACACCGATTGGTCCTGATGAAGATTCAAATGTTGAAATAAAAAGATGGGGAGAACCAAGAAAATTTGATTTTGAACCTAAACCACACTGGGAAATTGGAGAAAATTTAGGCATATTGGACTTTGAAAGAGGAGCAAAATTAAGTGGCTCAAGATTTGTTCTATATAGAGGAGCTGCTGCGAGATTGGAGAGAGCTCTTATTAATTTTATGCTTGACACACATACAACAGAGCATGGATACACAGAAAATTTAACTCCTTTTATTGTAAAGCCTGAAGTTTGTGAAGGAACAGGTCAGCTTCCTAAATTTGAGGAAGATATGTATAGAACAACAGATGATATGTATTTAATATCAACTTCTGAAATAAGCATGACAAATATCCATAGAAAAGAAATTTTAGAAGAGGCTGAACTTCCTAAATACTATACAGCTTATTCTCCATGTTTTAGAAGAGAGGCGGGCTCTTATGGAAAAGATGTCAAAGGTCTTATAAGAGTACATCAATTTAATAAGGTTGAAATGGTTAAAATTACTGATTCAAAGAGTTCTTATGATGAACTTGAAAAAATGGTGCAGAATGCAGAAACAATTTTACAAAAATTGGAGCTACCTTATCGTATAATTCAATTATGCTCTGGAGATATAGGTTTCAGTGCAGCAAAAACTTATGATTTAGAAGTATGGATACCATCACAAAATAAATATAGAGAAATTTCTTCTTGCTCTAACTGTGAAGATTTCCAAGCGAGAAGAATGGGATTAAAATATAGAGTTGCAGGTGAAAATAGGAGTGAATTCTGCCATACATTAAATGGGTCAGGACTTGCTGTTGGAAGAACTCTTGTTGCGATTATGGAAAATTATCAACAAGAAGACGGCAGCTTTTTAATTCCAAAGGTTTTAATTCCTTATATGGGTGGCTTAGATGTTGTTAAAAATTAG
- the rlmB gene encoding 23S rRNA (guanosine(2251)-2'-O)-methyltransferase RlmB, producing MEKIIGINPVTEALLNKEKNIEKLELYRGLKEETVKKIKELASKRNIKIFYTGKKIENSQGVAVYVSNHDYYLDQQLAFEELSQKEKSIVLILDEIQDPRNFGAIIRSAEVFKVDLIIIPERNSVRINETVVKTSTGAIEYVNITKVTNLSDTINKLKKIGYWVYGAAGEATINYNSENYPDKIVLVLGNEGNGIRKKVREHCDKLIKIPMYGKINSLNVSVATGILLSRFVNK from the coding sequence ATGGAAAAAATAATAGGAATTAACCCTGTTACAGAGGCTCTTTTAAATAAAGAAAAAAATATTGAAAAATTAGAATTATATAGGGGTTTAAAAGAAGAAACAGTTAAAAAAATTAAAGAGCTTGCTTCAAAAAGAAATATTAAAATTTTTTACACAGGAAAAAAAATAGAAAACTCCCAAGGTGTTGCAGTCTATGTAAGTAATCATGATTATTACTTGGATCAACAATTAGCTTTTGAAGAATTAAGCCAAAAAGAAAAATCAATAGTTTTAATTTTGGATGAAATTCAAGATCCAAGAAATTTTGGTGCAATAATAAGAAGTGCTGAGGTTTTTAAAGTTGATTTGATAATTATTCCTGAACGAAATTCTGTTAGAATAAATGAAACAGTTGTTAAAACTTCAACAGGTGCTATTGAATATGTCAATATTACAAAAGTAACTAATTTATCCGATACAATAAATAAACTTAAAAAAATAGGTTATTGGGTCTATGGTGCTGCCGGTGAAGCTACAATTAACTATAATTCTGAGAACTATCCTGATAAAATAGTCCTAGTTTTAGGAAATGAAGGGAATGGTATTAGAAAAAAAGTTAGAGAGCACTGTGATAAACTAATTAAAATTCCAATGTATGGAAAAATAAATTCTTTAAATGTTTCAGTTGCAACAGGAATTTTGCTTTCACGCTTTGTTAACAAATAA
- the murA gene encoding UDP-N-acetylglucosamine 1-carboxyvinyltransferase: MVEAFKIIGGKKIAGNLVVDGSKNSTLPIMIATLVEKGTYILHNVPNLRDIRTLTMLLESLGLEIEKIDTNSYKIINNGLTSIEASYDLVKKMRASFLVMGGMLAIGNEAKVALPGGCAIGARPVDLHLKGFEALGAEINIEHGYVKAFAKDGLQGATIILDFPSVGATENIVMAAVKAKGTTILENAAKEPEIEDLCNFLIKMGAKIKGAGTSRIEIEGVEKLYPCEYTIIPDRIVAGTYIIAAILFDGSITVSGIVKEHLLSFILKLEEMGVKFEIIDDKLRVLSKLSDLKPTKVTTMPHPGFPTDLQSPIMTLMCLVDGVSEIKETIFENRFMHVPELNRMGAKIEIDSSSASITGIENFSSAEVMASDLRAGASLILAALKAKGQSIVNRIYHVDRGYEHFEEKFKALGADIERIKVEI; the protein is encoded by the coding sequence ATGGTTGAAGCATTTAAAATTATTGGCGGGAAAAAAATAGCAGGAAATTTAGTTGTGGACGGTTCTAAAAATTCTACACTTCCAATTATGATAGCTACACTTGTTGAAAAAGGAACTTATATTTTACATAATGTTCCCAATTTAAGAGATATTAGAACTCTCACTATGCTCCTGGAAAGCTTAGGTTTAGAAATAGAAAAGATAGATACTAACTCCTATAAGATAATAAATAATGGTTTAACAAGTATTGAAGCTAGCTATGATTTAGTAAAAAAAATGAGAGCTTCATTTTTAGTTATGGGAGGAATGCTAGCTATAGGAAATGAAGCAAAAGTTGCTCTTCCAGGGGGCTGTGCAATTGGTGCACGTCCAGTTGATTTACATTTAAAAGGTTTTGAAGCTTTAGGAGCTGAAATCAATATAGAACATGGTTATGTGAAAGCTTTTGCAAAAGACGGTCTGCAAGGAGCTACTATAATTTTGGATTTTCCTAGTGTAGGAGCTACTGAAAATATCGTCATGGCTGCTGTAAAAGCCAAAGGTACAACTATTTTAGAAAATGCGGCAAAAGAGCCTGAAATTGAAGATTTATGTAATTTTTTAATAAAAATGGGGGCTAAGATAAAAGGAGCTGGAACAAGTAGAATTGAAATTGAAGGTGTAGAAAAATTATATCCTTGCGAATATACAATTATTCCCGATAGAATTGTTGCAGGAACTTATATAATTGCGGCTATTTTATTTGACGGTTCTATAACTGTAAGTGGAATTGTAAAGGAACATCTTCTAAGTTTTATACTAAAGCTAGAAGAAATGGGAGTAAAATTTGAAATTATAGATGATAAATTAAGAGTTCTTTCTAAATTATCTGACTTGAAGCCTACAAAGGTTACAACTATGCCTCATCCAGGTTTTCCAACAGATCTCCAATCTCCTATAATGACTCTTATGTGTTTAGTTGACGGGGTAAGTGAAATTAAAGAAACAATTTTTGAAAATAGATTTATGCATGTTCCTGAACTTAATAGAATGGGAGCTAAAATTGAAATAGATTCCTCTTCTGCAAGTATAACAGGAATTGAAAATTTTTCTTCCGCTGAGGTTATGGCAAGTGATCTAAGAGCAGGTGCTTCTCTTATTCTTGCAGCATTAAAAGCTAAGGGGCAAAGTATTGTAAACAGAATTTACCATGTGGATAGAGGTTATGAGCATTTTGAAGAAAAATTCAAAGCTCTAGGTGCAGATATAGAAAGAATAAAAGTTGAAATTTAA
- a CDS encoding sigma-70 family RNA polymerase sigma factor — translation MNTDDLIFKAQNNDEEAINDLIKFYLPLVSINVKNFFLIGADREDLIQEGLLGLFKAIKYYKSEKSSFNTFAILCIRRQIFSAIKLANSNKNMALNEAILNSSNISEECDTQSNLEFITDESSPEYIFFNKDKFINFKKYADRKFSKLEKQVLEYLIRGYSYKEIAKQLDKNLKSIDNTIQRIKKKSEIWINEYNMN, via the coding sequence ATGAATACTGATGATTTAATATTTAAGGCTCAAAATAACGATGAAGAAGCTATAAATGATTTGATTAAGTTTTATCTTCCTTTAGTTTCAATAAATGTGAAAAACTTCTTTTTAATCGGTGCTGATAGAGAAGATTTAATACAAGAGGGATTATTAGGTCTATTTAAAGCTATTAAATATTATAAATCTGAAAAATCTTCATTTAATACTTTCGCCATTTTATGCATAAGAAGGCAGATATTTTCAGCTATAAAATTAGCAAATAGTAATAAAAATATGGCTCTTAATGAAGCCATTTTAAATTCTTCAAATATTTCTGAAGAATGTGATACTCAATCGAATTTAGAGTTTATTACAGATGAGAGCTCGCCTGAATATATTTTTTTTAATAAAGATAAATTTATAAACTTTAAAAAATATGCTGATAGAAAATTTAGCAAATTGGAAAAACAAGTTTTAGAATATCTTATAAGAGGATATTCCTACAAAGAAATTGCAAAACAATTGGATAAAAATTTAAAATCTATTGATAATACTATACAACGTATTAAAAAAAAATCTGAAATTTGGATAAATGAATACAATATGAATTAA
- the glpQ gene encoding glycerophosphodiester phosphodiesterase has product MSFKKALILLGVLSSVTLFAQNGKLIIAHRGASGYLPEHTLESKALAFAQKADYLEQDLAMTKDDRIIVIHDHFLDELTDVAKKFPDRKRADGRYYVIDFTLAEIQTLEMTENFKVKDGKQVAAYPNRFPLWKSHFRIHTLEDELEFIQGLEKSTGKKIGIYPEIKAPWLHHQHGKDIAKATLEILKKYGYTKKSDLVYLQTFDYNELVRIKTELMPKMGMDLKLVQLIAYTDWHETEEKDKNGNWINYDYEWMFKEGAMKKIAKYADGVGPGWYMLIDDKNSKAGNIVYTPMVKDIASTKMELHPYTVRKDALPPFFNNIDEMFDTLLNKAGATGVFTDFPDLGVKFLEKK; this is encoded by the coding sequence AATTTTATTAGGAGTTTTATCTAGTGTTACTTTATTTGCTCAAAATGGAAAATTAATAATTGCACACCGTGGAGCGAGCGGATATTTACCTGAACATACTTTAGAATCAAAGGCACTGGCTTTTGCACAAAAAGCTGATTACCTTGAACAGGACTTAGCTATGACTAAAGATGATCGTATAATAGTTATTCACGACCACTTCTTAGATGAGCTTACAGATGTTGCAAAAAAATTCCCTGATAGAAAAAGAGCAGATGGACGTTATTATGTAATTGATTTCACTCTTGCAGAAATCCAAACTCTTGAAATGACTGAAAATTTCAAAGTAAAAGATGGAAAACAAGTTGCAGCTTATCCGAATCGTTTCCCTCTTTGGAAATCTCACTTCCGTATCCATACACTTGAAGATGAGTTGGAATTTATACAAGGTCTTGAAAAGTCTACAGGTAAAAAAATTGGAATTTATCCTGAAATAAAAGCTCCTTGGTTACATCATCAACACGGAAAGGATATAGCTAAAGCTACATTGGAAATATTGAAAAAATATGGCTATACTAAAAAATCTGATTTAGTTTATTTACAAACTTTTGACTATAATGAACTTGTTAGAATAAAAACTGAGCTTATGCCTAAGATGGGAATGGATTTAAAATTAGTACAACTAATTGCCTATACTGATTGGCATGAAACTGAAGAAAAAGATAAAAATGGAAATTGGATAAATTATGACTATGAATGGATGTTTAAAGAAGGAGCAATGAAAAAAATTGCTAAATATGCAGATGGTGTAGGTCCTGGTTGGTATATGCTTATAGATGATAAAAATTCTAAAGCAGGAAACATAGTTTATACTCCTATGGTAAAAGACATAGCAAGCACTAAAATGGAACTACATCCTTATACAGTAAGAAAAGATGCTCTTCCTCCATTCTTTAATAATATTGATGAAATGTTTGACACTCTATTGAATAAAGCCGGAGCTACTGGAGTATTTACTGATTTCCCTGATTTAGGAGTTAAATTTCTTGAAAAAAAATAA
- a CDS encoding ACT domain-containing protein, with protein sequence MKNKIVITVVGNDRTGIVANVSTKISELNMNIIDISQKILESNIFSMIMLVEADESLDIQFLQNEFHKLEEKIAVKIFLQHEEIFRTMHRI encoded by the coding sequence ATGAAAAATAAAATTGTCATTACTGTTGTTGGAAATGATAGAACAGGTATTGTTGCAAATGTTTCAACAAAGATAAGTGAATTGAATATGAATATTATTGATATATCTCAAAAAATTTTAGAAAGTAATATTTTTTCAATGATTATGTTAGTAGAAGCTGATGAAAGTTTAGATATCCAATTTCTTCAAAATGAATTTCATAAACTTGAGGAAAAAATTGCTGTGAAAATTTTCTTACAACATGAAGAAATATTCAGAACAATGCATAGAATATAG
- a CDS encoding PFL family protein, producing the protein MYLLPDEILETINMIDMQNLDVRTVTLGISLLDCIDYDAEKAAENIYNKIVKNGKNLVKFANEVASKYNVPIVNKRVSVTPISIIANSSNTDDYTIFTKALDRAAKEIGIDFIGGFSALVDKGFTKGDINLINSIPKALSQTDRVCASVNVGSTKSGINLDAIKMMGKTVKDLAELSKENDGLAAAKFVVFTNAVPDNPFMAGSFHGVENADLVLNVGISGPGVVRHVLSQIDKKAKIEEIIEAIKKVSFKITRMGELVGKEVAEKLGVDFGIIDLSLAPTPAIGDSVGNVLEEFGLESVGAYGTTFALAILNDAVKKGGAMAASRVGGLTGAFIPVSEDQAMIEATSKGYLTLEKLEAMTCVCSVGLDMIAIPGDTTEAVISGIIADEMAIGMINSKTTAVRIIPVPNKKAGDRVVFGGLLGEADIININNLDCSTLINRGGRVAPPIQALKN; encoded by the coding sequence ATGTACCTATTACCAGATGAAATTTTAGAAACTATAAATATGATAGATATGCAAAATCTTGATGTTAGAACAGTAACATTAGGGATAAGTCTGCTTGACTGCATAGACTATGACGCTGAAAAAGCAGCAGAAAATATTTATAATAAGATAGTCAAGAATGGAAAAAATTTGGTTAAATTTGCAAATGAGGTGGCAAGTAAATACAATGTTCCCATTGTAAATAAAAGAGTTTCTGTTACACCTATTTCAATCATAGCTAATTCCAGCAATACTGATGACTATACTATTTTTACAAAAGCCCTAGATAGAGCTGCTAAAGAAATTGGTATAGATTTTATAGGAGGTTTTTCTGCTCTTGTGGACAAAGGTTTCACTAAAGGTGATATAAACCTTATAAACAGTATACCCAAAGCTCTTAGTCAAACAGATAGAGTTTGTGCCTCTGTAAATGTCGGCTCAACAAAATCAGGAATAAATTTAGATGCTATAAAAATGATGGGAAAAACTGTAAAAGATTTAGCTGAATTATCTAAAGAAAATGACGGGCTTGCAGCTGCTAAATTTGTAGTATTTACAAATGCTGTACCTGATAATCCTTTTATGGCTGGGTCTTTTCACGGAGTTGAAAATGCTGATTTGGTTTTAAATGTAGGAATAAGTGGACCGGGAGTTGTAAGACATGTTTTATCTCAAATAGATAAAAAAGCAAAGATAGAAGAAATAATTGAAGCAATAAAAAAAGTTAGTTTTAAAATAACAAGAATGGGCGAACTAGTTGGGAAAGAAGTGGCTGAAAAGTTAGGAGTTGATTTTGGAATTATTGATTTATCACTTGCCCCTACTCCTGCTATTGGAGATAGTGTCGGAAATGTACTGGAAGAATTTGGCTTAGAGTCTGTTGGAGCTTATGGTACAACCTTCGCTCTTGCAATCTTAAATGACGCTGTAAAAAAAGGAGGAGCTATGGCTGCTTCCCGTGTAGGTGGACTAACCGGAGCTTTTATTCCTGTAAGTGAAGATCAAGCTATGATAGAAGCAACAAGTAAAGGTTATTTAACACTTGAAAAACTAGAAGCTATGACTTGTGTTTGTTCAGTCGGGCTTGATATGATTGCAATTCCCGGCGATACGACAGAAGCTGTTATTTCCGGAATTATTGCTGATGAAATGGCTATTGGAATGATAAATTCTAAGACCACTGCTGTTCGTATTATTCCGGTTCCAAATAAAAAAGCTGGAGATAGGGTTGTTTTTGGTGGTCTACTGGGAGAAGCAGATATTATTAATATAAATAATTTAGATTGTTCAACTCTTATAAATCGTGGCGGAAGAGTAGCCCCTCCTATTCAAGCATTAAAAAATTAA